A genomic region of Deltaproteobacteria bacterium contains the following coding sequences:
- the ruvA gene encoding Holliday junction branch migration protein RuvA, protein MIAYLTGTPLFFGEDHLILDVNGVGYEVFLPLPNLLQIQQANNTTALSLWIYTVVREDALLLYGFLRREEKEMFLKLVSVSGIGPKLALTILSGIESAQLVRAVLEEDLGRLTAISGIGKKTAERLILELKDKLKHFSASAENSKSIKTSSPKKDELLSALLNLGYNRNEIERFLNDQKRDFSQTFEQLFKEALKFISQKY, encoded by the coding sequence ATGATAGCCTACTTAACCGGCACACCCCTATTTTTTGGCGAGGACCACCTTATTTTAGATGTGAATGGTGTCGGTTATGAAGTCTTCCTTCCGCTGCCTAACCTGCTTCAAATTCAACAGGCAAATAACACAACTGCCCTCTCACTTTGGATCTACACCGTGGTTCGAGAAGACGCCCTGCTCTTGTACGGTTTCCTCCGACGGGAAGAAAAAGAGATGTTTCTAAAACTGGTCAGCGTTTCTGGAATTGGACCTAAACTGGCCCTGACTATTTTGTCGGGGATTGAAAGTGCCCAATTAGTTCGAGCCGTTTTAGAAGAAGATCTGGGCCGCCTCACGGCCATCTCCGGCATCGGTAAAAAAACCGCAGAACGATTAATTTTGGAACTCAAAGACAAGCTCAAACACTTCTCTGCTTCAGCAGAAAATTCAAAATCGATAAAAACTTCATCCCCCAAAAAGGATGAACTCTTGTCAGCCCTTTTAAACCTGGGCTATAACCGAAATGAAATTGAAAGATTTTTGAATGACCAAAAAAGAGATTTCAGCCAAACTTTCGAACAACTTTTTAAGGAAGCATTAAAATTTATTTCGCAGAAATATTGA
- the ruvC gene encoding crossover junction endodeoxyribonuclease RuvC, with amino-acid sequence MRILGIDPGSRITGYGFVEKRGSKLVHLDNGGIFTDTKQSFADRLYTIFSGIKELIEKFSPSAVAIENIFYAKNVKSTIQLAHARGAAMVGTLEKKIPIYEYTPLQVKQAVVGYGRASKEQIQQMVKTMLKLPESTYFDSSDALAVAICHLHSLKWIEQVKRSS; translated from the coding sequence ATGCGCATCCTAGGAATTGATCCAGGAAGCAGAATCACAGGCTACGGCTTCGTTGAAAAACGAGGTTCCAAATTGGTTCATTTGGACAACGGCGGCATTTTTACGGATACCAAGCAAAGCTTTGCAGATCGCCTCTACACTATTTTCTCGGGCATTAAAGAACTCATCGAAAAATTTTCTCCCTCTGCGGTGGCCATCGAAAATATTTTTTACGCCAAAAATGTAAAAAGCACCATTCAGCTGGCCCATGCGCGAGGGGCTGCGATGGTAGGAACCTTGGAGAAAAAAATCCCCATTTATGAATACACGCCCTTGCAGGTAAAGCAGGCAGTGGTGGGCTATGGCCGTGCCAGCAAGGAGCAGATCCAGCAAATGGTGAAAACCATGCTCAAACTCCCTGAGAGCACTTACTTCGATTCGTCCGACGCCCTGGCCGTGGCGATTTGTCATCTCCATTCACTAAAATGGATTGAACAAGTGAAGCGTTCCTCTTAA
- a CDS encoding YebC/PmpR family DNA-binding transcriptional regulator, whose translation MSGHSKWATIKRKKGAADAKRGATFTKLIKAITVAAKMGGGDISGNPRLRKAVDDAKAQSMPVDNINRAIKKGTGELEGVNYEDNIYEAYGPNGVAIMIDTTTDNKNRTVSELRHTLSRNGGNLGESGSVAWVFHKKGQFILEKTSSLTEDKLMEIALDAGAEDIKDEDEQFEVTCDPASFDAVKAALDKAGLKCSSSDVALIPQNHVELSTKEEAEKMLKLMDILEEHDDVNKVYANFDIPEKLMEQME comes from the coding sequence ATGTCCGGACATTCAAAATGGGCGACGATTAAACGAAAAAAAGGTGCAGCGGATGCCAAACGCGGTGCTACCTTTACCAAACTCATCAAGGCCATTACCGTCGCCGCCAAAATGGGCGGGGGCGATATTTCGGGGAACCCTCGTCTACGCAAGGCCGTCGATGACGCCAAGGCACAGAGTATGCCGGTGGACAATATCAATCGGGCCATCAAAAAAGGAACCGGTGAGCTTGAAGGTGTAAATTACGAAGACAATATCTATGAGGCTTATGGCCCCAATGGCGTGGCCATCATGATAGATACCACCACCGATAATAAAAATAGAACCGTCTCGGAACTGCGCCACACCCTCTCCAGAAACGGTGGAAACCTGGGAGAATCCGGCTCCGTTGCCTGGGTCTTTCATAAAAAAGGACAATTCATTTTAGAAAAGACCTCCAGTCTTACCGAAGACAAACTCATGGAAATTGCCCTGGATGCCGGGGCAGAAGATATCAAAGACGAAGACGAACAATTTGAGGTCACCTGCGATCCCGCCAGCTTTGATGCCGTGAAAGCCGCACTGGACAAGGCAGGCCTTAAATGCAGTTCAAGTGACGTAGCCCTCATTCCTCAAAACCACGTGGAACTCAGCACCAAAGAAGAGGCCGAAAAGATGCTCAAATTGATGGATATCCTCGAAGAACACGACGACGTGAATAAAGTGTATGCCAACTTTGATATTCCGGAAAAATTGATGGAACAAATGGAGTAG